From the Maioricimonas rarisocia genome, one window contains:
- a CDS encoding arrestin family protein translates to MSEIRIQTASEALVPGETTRVPIVVSLNEPLKVRGLHAKFHGAEETSATYTSYNAATKTTQTHTAVEHVDIVKADYLLSGRERQGFFGNVADAFATLFGGGEHDILEPGEYPFEVDLQVPADARPSFAGGKCRVFYELSVVVDIPLARDLKALQSFQVGGTSAEASRPAPAPVRTRFPEDHQRGLLDSWFGPEIHGEAALQRNTFVAGDTIEGILLLETPDPLEHRGISVRLISVESTTAHGHTDEHVHQGEPMQIAGEGTIAERFSQQFRLPVTLPGPVTTRGERFSIDCFVQVEIDVPWAKDPKLRIPITLYEH, encoded by the coding sequence ATGAGTGAGATCAGAATACAGACTGCGTCGGAAGCACTCGTTCCGGGTGAGACGACACGTGTCCCCATCGTCGTATCGCTGAACGAGCCGCTCAAGGTTCGCGGACTGCACGCGAAGTTCCACGGCGCAGAGGAGACCAGCGCCACCTATACGAGCTACAACGCTGCGACCAAGACGACGCAGACGCATACGGCCGTCGAGCACGTCGACATCGTCAAGGCCGACTACCTTCTCTCCGGTCGGGAGCGGCAGGGGTTCTTCGGCAACGTGGCCGACGCATTCGCGACGCTGTTCGGCGGCGGCGAACACGACATTCTCGAGCCGGGTGAGTATCCCTTCGAGGTTGATCTCCAGGTCCCCGCAGACGCGCGCCCCTCCTTCGCCGGCGGCAAGTGTCGCGTTTTCTACGAACTGTCGGTCGTCGTCGACATCCCGCTCGCCCGCGATCTCAAGGCTCTGCAGTCATTCCAGGTGGGGGGGACTTCCGCCGAGGCGAGTCGCCCGGCTCCCGCTCCCGTCCGCACGCGCTTTCCGGAAGATCATCAGCGCGGACTGCTCGATTCGTGGTTTGGCCCGGAGATTCACGGCGAAGCGGCCCTTCAGCGGAACACGTTCGTTGCCGGCGACACGATCGAAGGGATCCTGTTGCTGGAGACTCCCGATCCGCTCGAACATCGCGGCATCAGCGTGCGGCTGATCTCTGTCGAATCGACCACCGCGCATGGTCATACGGACGAGCACGTGCACCAGGGCGAGCCGATGCAGATTGCTGGAGAAGGCACAATCGCCGAGCGGTTCTCGCAACAGTTCCGTCTGCCCGTCACACTGCCTGGACCGGTCACGACGCGCGGCGAACGCTTCAGTATCGATTGCTTCGTCCAGGTGGAGATCGACGTGCCGTGGGCAAAGGATCCGAAGCTGCGGATCCCGATCACGCTGTACGAGCATTGA
- a CDS encoding pre-toxin TG domain-containing protein has product MREYLQQSIATHLEIMEVLRSQAGIERDVYRRMKLEQGLIESNRETVELTFRADFYQAEADATTGALPVTSDYRDVAEVFSGKDLITGRRLTRWEWGATVVGAALPLISGRVLRRGGKSVKAAGESTSDATTAAARSADDVPVRSAPLHVAPTPDVQDARGVVELQEKVARGTATDAEESIARQIEFHDTAGRAKVAPKSFRAPASRHTLSRVNQRTVAKDLNSVVELGVDVAGDVRLINQGQATKVGDTYVVNGRTYGVHDGTLFPISGPGVHQLNRPAFKALGIFNQFGNTAKARQILENMARTNPALNQEAIDAALRAWRAGGGA; this is encoded by the coding sequence ATGCGGGAGTACCTGCAGCAGTCGATCGCCACGCACCTCGAAATCATGGAGGTCCTGCGATCACAGGCGGGGATCGAGCGTGACGTCTACCGCAGGATGAAACTCGAGCAGGGGCTGATCGAGAGCAACAGGGAAACTGTCGAGTTGACGTTTCGGGCTGACTTTTACCAGGCCGAGGCGGACGCAACGACCGGAGCCCTTCCCGTCACCAGTGACTACCGCGACGTTGCCGAGGTGTTCAGCGGGAAGGATCTGATCACCGGGCGGCGGCTGACTCGGTGGGAGTGGGGCGCCACCGTCGTCGGTGCAGCCCTGCCGCTCATCTCGGGGAGAGTGCTGCGTCGCGGCGGCAAATCAGTGAAGGCGGCAGGGGAGTCGACTTCCGATGCGACAACGGCGGCGGCGAGAAGTGCGGACGACGTTCCAGTTCGGTCCGCTCCGCTGCATGTTGCTCCGACTCCGGATGTCCAGGACGCCCGAGGCGTGGTAGAACTGCAGGAGAAGGTGGCCAGGGGCACAGCAACAGACGCCGAGGAGAGCATTGCCCGACAGATCGAATTTCATGACACTGCCGGCCGGGCAAAGGTGGCCCCCAAAAGTTTCCGGGCTCCTGCAAGTCGCCACACGCTTTCTCGTGTAAACCAGCGTACGGTTGCCAAGGACCTAAACTCCGTTGTCGAACTCGGCGTTGATGTTGCTGGCGATGTACGGCTAATCAACCAAGGGCAAGCAACGAAAGTGGGCGACACATATGTCGTGAACGGCAGGACGTACGGTGTTCATGACGGAACGCTGTTTCCGATATCAGGTCCGGGCGTTCACCAGTTGAATCGACCTGCATTCAAGGCACTTGGAATCTTCAATCAATTTGGAAACACAGCAAAGGCACGCCAAATCTTGGAGAACATGGCAAGAACGAACCCAGCATTGAATCAAGAGGCAATCGACGCGGCCTTGCGAGCGTGGCGAGCAGGAGGAGGGGCATAA
- a CDS encoding outer membrane protein assembly factor BamB family protein, with product MHSRLILLIAGLVLSAGLRGEAGDNWPQPAGPNGNWQVEGDPPVEWSVTRNENIRWRTPLPEAGMSGVTVWGDRVFVTTHVPIAALEEKGAVTDIVGYCLDANTGETLWTVTLPGTAFISLAGGFTDGTVFAPITDGEHVWFFNRCGSMGCYDMEGQRVWLREWKPRFKHNNRQAEPYLVGDTILYVEVANKEQGAKIQKWSAPGVKSASTAAPEGIDEKEVWTYLHGIDKRTGKVLWRESAGTVVHNTPVVGKTADGTLAVSHARGGPHRPFEKPAGQSLTSLAPGEEGKTLWSTELPGYDPSFASHWNEQYVFGFRRGHHVVLDAATGEILREQPLYTGATVWKYRSDAGDWKKETDVAVKAGKGHPNTNQANIVIGDWHWFLSHNVHYLGRVHIETGAVEYLELPAQLMPSAESREQDVWLWGKGHPGNRPLNASGFAVGDKGNKGTGWGHISAASPTRVGRYLFLPVVTGTVYVIDTEAESLTPDAVVAVNDLGPGGETWTLATVTYANGRLYAHTMKEIVCIGVATD from the coding sequence ATGCACTCCCGACTCATACTGCTGATTGCCGGACTCGTCCTTTCCGCTGGGCTTCGCGGGGAAGCCGGCGACAACTGGCCTCAGCCTGCCGGACCGAACGGAAACTGGCAGGTGGAGGGAGACCCACCCGTGGAATGGAGCGTGACGCGGAACGAGAACATCCGCTGGCGGACGCCGCTGCCGGAAGCCGGTATGAGCGGCGTGACAGTCTGGGGAGATCGCGTCTTCGTGACGACGCACGTGCCAATTGCGGCGCTCGAAGAGAAGGGCGCCGTGACCGATATTGTCGGCTACTGTCTGGACGCGAACACCGGCGAGACGCTCTGGACAGTCACGTTGCCGGGGACCGCCTTTATCTCTCTGGCAGGTGGGTTCACGGACGGCACGGTCTTTGCGCCGATCACCGACGGCGAGCATGTGTGGTTTTTCAATCGCTGCGGCTCGATGGGCTGCTACGACATGGAGGGGCAGAGAGTCTGGCTGCGGGAATGGAAGCCGCGCTTCAAGCACAACAACCGCCAGGCCGAGCCGTACCTGGTGGGGGACACGATCCTGTATGTCGAAGTGGCCAACAAGGAGCAGGGTGCGAAGATCCAGAAGTGGTCCGCACCTGGAGTGAAATCCGCCAGCACGGCAGCGCCGGAGGGCATCGACGAGAAGGAGGTCTGGACGTATCTGCACGGGATCGACAAACGAACCGGGAAGGTTCTGTGGCGTGAAAGCGCCGGAACCGTTGTTCACAACACGCCGGTCGTTGGCAAGACGGCCGACGGCACGCTGGCGGTCTCTCACGCGCGCGGCGGGCCGCATCGACCGTTCGAGAAACCGGCGGGGCAGAGCCTGACCAGTCTGGCTCCGGGCGAAGAGGGGAAAACGCTCTGGAGTACGGAACTACCGGGTTACGATCCCTCGTTCGCGAGTCACTGGAACGAGCAGTACGTTTTCGGCTTCCGCCGAGGTCATCATGTCGTGCTCGACGCGGCGACCGGAGAAATCCTGCGTGAGCAGCCGCTCTATACCGGTGCGACGGTCTGGAAGTACCGCAGTGACGCGGGGGACTGGAAGAAAGAGACCGACGTCGCGGTGAAAGCAGGGAAGGGGCATCCGAACACGAATCAGGCCAACATCGTCATCGGCGACTGGCACTGGTTTCTCTCGCACAACGTCCACTACCTCGGACGCGTCCACATTGAGACCGGCGCGGTCGAATACCTCGAGCTCCCCGCGCAGCTGATGCCCAGTGCCGAGTCCCGCGAACAGGACGTCTGGCTCTGGGGAAAAGGGCATCCCGGGAACCGGCCGTTGAATGCGAGTGGCTTCGCAGTTGGTGACAAGGGAAACAAGGGGACCGGCTGGGGACACATCTCCGCCGCGAGTCCGACGCGCGTGGGCCGCTATCTGTTTCTGCCTGTCGTCACCGGCACGGTCTATGTGATCGACACGGAAGCAGAGTCGCTGACTCCAGATGCCGTCGTCGCCGTCAACGACCTCGGCCCGGGCGGCGAGACATGGACGCTGGCGACCGTGACGTATGCGAACGGGCGACTCTATGCACACACGATGAAGGAGATCGTCTGCATCGGGGTGGCCACCGACTGA